In Lathyrus oleraceus cultivar Zhongwan6 chromosome 2, CAAS_Psat_ZW6_1.0, whole genome shotgun sequence, the DNA window acttaaagtttcaaaagccaaaaagaactaacactcattcaaaccatttttaggcccttgtgcctttcaaacttaaatttttgttaaaagcaatgcatccactttgaaactgttaccacgaactacgaggttttgatcccttatttttatgttggtatgtaggcacaagtctgaaggtcttgtcaaacacaaaaatataattaatgaattcatttctcatccctccattctatttattacaaacatcattttgtacaaaaacacatatgcacacaaaaaagggctccctatgagtacctaagacactttggctgctaacaccttccctctgtgtaactaacccccttacctataatctctgacattttattagttttgatttgaaaacttcttatcttttgggttttgttcatactttttcccttttcccttggaaataataaaagtgcggtggcgactcttgttatgttgacgtctagcttatccatagcttgatggtcatgaatttaccgctacgATACACTCCATGGAAACCTTGAACAATCGGCCCCGAGGCATACGTCTTGGTCCTACCGAACGTTCATCTTCCGCAACTTAATCTCATAAACACTTTGGATGAAAAAGGAACATTGAAATACACACTCCATGAAAACCTCGAATAATCCTCTTTAAAAAAATTCAACATATCAAACCAATCTTTTTCTTGTCCCTGCGTGATcgaaaacctttttcataaacgaacATTGTTTAGTTCATTCTACTACGATACAAACAAACACTTAAGCCTCCCCCGCGAGCATACAAGCAATATTTAACCGCTAGAAATCGACCAAACATTTGTTCACTAAAATCAATTATCCAACACTCATTTTCTACCAAGAACTACATATCTTTGAGTTCCCCATCGTACCTGCGGATAtgtaggagcgagattcaacaTCTCATCAAACACTATAACAAAAAAACCACAAATATCTTTTGTCTTGCCCATAACTAGGTCGCTTTGAATTCCCCGTAGCACCTGATGATACGTTGGAGCAAGACCGCAATCTTGTCAATCACCCTAATAAATACCTTTTTGTGACAcattttcttttccttttgaaGATTTAATCATTCGAAGAAAGCAAATGACATATGTTAACATTCAATCGCAAATctaactaaaaggttcccattgagtacaacagatgtgatgggtgctaataccttccccttgcataatcgaaTCCCGAACCTGGATTTTGTCATGACAaccattttatttttcttttaagggttttatcgatattttccctttccttatttggaataaataaagttcgattGAGGCTCTGTTTAATCATATGCGAGCGTGCGATGCGCTGTTAGGTCGTATTTTTCACGATGTGACACCTTCTTAAGTAACACATAGGGATTTAAAAATGTTATTAGCGGTAGATTTATCAATGATCTTGATGTACTCATAATGAGGTAGAGCATCAACCAAGATGCCTCTAACTCTATGACGTTTTCTATAGGTCTTTTCCTAAGCATGTGTGAGTGTTTTTATGTCAATTACCATTCCCACTCAATTAACTGGAATATCAATGTCATCTTCCAAAATATCCCATAACTCATCATCAAGATATATGATATGAGTATACATATTTCTCTTCCACCATTCAAACTCAGTAGAGTCTCCACTGAAAGTTGGAGGTCTAGCTGTATAATTATTCTTTTCTGAAGTGCTATAATCATGATTAATAGCAGCATGTGGATTAGGAGTGCCACTATTAGATTCAGAAACTCCATACATAATTCAATATATGTATTAGGAGTACCACTGAAAGTTAGAGGTCTAGCTGTTGAATTGTGttgactttttctttctttttaaaCTCTTAGTCAGATACTAAACACAAAGTATATACATTGAATAAATCAGAGGTAAGAGGTAGGCGGAAGATAAGTAAAGCAAGAACGAAGAGAGACACACAAAGTTATCATGGTTTCTTTCACAACTCGAGAGTAATCCAGTCCCCTTATACTTACAAGAATTTTTCATGATAATCACACAAGATTACAATCTGCTCAAGTATACAAGCAAGACACTTCCAATGCTCAAATACAAAGTAAgagacttatatgctcaagcacacaagcaagagacttccaatgctcaagCACAAAAGCAAGATCCTTCTATGCTCAAGCACACATGCAATagacttcaaatgctcaagcacacaagcaagagacttttatcctcaagcacacaagcaagatgcgtccaatgctcaagcacacatgtaagagacttctatgctcaagcacacaagcaagagacttcaaatgctcaagcACAAAAGTAAGATGCTTATATGCTCAAACACATaagcaagagacttcaaatgCTGAAACACTaagtaagagacttctaacaATCTACCTAATAGACAAAAGATTGTTGGGGGGtaatacacttgatatacaatcaaAGGTGTAGACAAAATACAACTCAAGAAGAACTCTTTAAGACTTAGGTATTTATAGAATATACAAAGGTAAGAAATCCTAAGTTAAACTTATGTTTGTGTTTTGACAAAGTAACTGCTCTTTGAATGTCAATGGCTCGTTGGTTGTTTTTCTTCAAGttttcagcttcttaaatagaGAAGGAAAAGAGTCGTTGAAGATCCAACACAAGAGAGTCCGTGAGAACATTTGAATAAAGACATTAAGATGTTTCTCCAAATGGTTAATGTCGTTGAAAGAATGTTTGAAATCCCTTTGCTACAAAATTAATTATCAGTTGCATCCTAGCTAACTCTAGGAGAAAATAAAGCTTAGGTCTTCACGTGACAAAGATGGCTCAGAGGTTGACAATGACCTATCAGAGTCACCTTGGTTCTTGCGCTTAGACAAACTGGGGTTCTCATCTTCAAAAATATACTTCTTCAAAGTCCGGTCTTCAGAGGCTAGCTTCTTCACACTCTGACCTTCAGACGTTTACCTCTTCAGAAGTTGGCTTCTTGAGAGTCTAGTCTTCAGCTTTTAATTCATCATATTCTGGTCTTTAAGCTTTTCTTTAGATGTTCATAGTCAGAACCAATACTTGGATTATTCATGAAATTTTAGTTTATGGTCTTACACACTTGAACAAATATTAGTAtacccaattgttctttaaatactttgttatcatcaaaacctaagaCATATGGGACAAACTAATTTTGTTCCAACATGGTAAGCATTGATTAGTCCAACTCAACTTACTAAATAGGTCTTCACCAAATTGTAAAATGGCATAACAAGCAATTAATTATGTGATTGACAACTTTTGCCACAAGAACGACAGTAAACCACACTCTGATGAATGAACAAATAGGGAGAACTGTTCACCTATTAGAGGGTAAATAAAATTTTTATTTAAGGATGGAAGGTAGTTGGAAGGAAGAATATAATTTACCAAGCTTTGGATAAATCTGAGACTACACTTGCATAAAAGCTTTAGATAATCTGAGACTACACTTGCATAAAAGGGATACCATAGAGAATGCCATGAAGGCAAGTATCGTAAACATCAAGCTAGTTCAGCTCAATGACAAGAAGATGGCGATGTCAAAAGCCAGTATAAATATTATTTAAGAGAGGCGAATCAAAAATCAAGTAAGAGAAAAGATACTAAAGTTTAGTGGTAGTTGAGTTATATTAAAGCAATGTAAAGTAAAATGCTTAAGGCAGGTCTAAGAACCACACACGAGACTTAAACTATGTTGTTTTGATTGATAGACTAGAGTAGAACAAATCAAACTAAAATATGATGGAATAGAGTAGAGCGTAGCGGAATGGATCATGAATTGTTTGTGTATCTTTTATAATTTGATGGCACGGAACCATACAAATTAGTTCACTCCATTGCaaattaaataaaatgaaaattgaaGGACTTAATAGAATATGATGGAATCGATTTTAACATGATCCATTCCGCACAATTCATTATAAATACAACCAATAAAATCAGTCTAATTCCATTTCATCACATTCTACCAATCCAAACATATTCTTAACAAAACAATGTTAAAAATATGTTACGATCAATTAGCAATAATTAACTTTAATATTATataaattataaaaattataTTACATACAAAATTACACTTGTAGATTTGGAGTATTACATGTCGAAAGGGTAAAGCCCTAGATAAAGTTACAATATCTACGATACATAAATCACACAAATAAATTAATAAGTATACAATAATCTAGTGTAACGTTGATAGAAAAACAAAAGCCAGGAGCTTTAACACCAAACATGTTTCCGTTTCCTACGCGACTGGTTCAAATAAGCACACGTGAAATTTGCACGTGCAACAGTAAGTAAGACTTTAAACTCAATAGTGCAAGTGCAACGACCACAAAACAAGACCATGCAAACAAATCTACCCCAAATCAGCACACCACCGACCATCTGACTTAGTCCCATTCACCTCCCACGCCGTTCAAACTTTCAACCCTCTTAGAGTCTTACTACAACAACTACTACTACTACTCCCCCctaattaactaattaattaatcATACTCGCTTTCCTTTCATTTCAAACTTAAACCTCCATGCTGCTTCAGCCCCTACCGAGTTTTTCTCTCTTTCTGACTATTTCAACGTTCAACGTTCAACCACACGCtataacaaaaacaaaaacaaaaaataacACTTCAACCCTTTTATATATCTTATTCATTTTTCTTCTTGTTTGAAATATTCTCAATAAACTATTCCTATCTTAGTCTTACTTTGCTCCCTTTGACCCCGTGTCTCAAACAACTTTCTATATTCTCCTATATATATAAACTCGTTTTCCTTCATCATACTCACAACAAATCCTCcttcaacaccaacaacaacaaacaacaacaacatagtcAAAAACGAAAACATGGTTTTATCATGGACAAAAGGTAGTAGAGTTTTCCGTCGTGCAAGAAAAGGCAAAGAGTTATTATCAAACTCATGCAACGATTTACAAGTGGAGATAGCGATTCCGACTCATTTTCGTTGCCCGGTAACACTAGATTTAATGAAAGATCCTGTTACACTTTCAACCGGCATAACCTACGACAGGGAGAGCATCGAGAAATGGATTGAATCTGGTAACAAAACGTGTCCGGTTACGAAAACCGAGTTAACATCCTTCGACATCATTCCAAATCACTCACTTCGTAGAATGATTCAAGATTGGTGCGTTCAACACCGTTCCTATGGAGTTGAGAGAATCCCAACTCCACGTATTCCGGTAAGTCCGTACGAGGTTAAAGACGCGTGTACGAGGATCTTGTCGGCGGCGCAAATGGGAGACGAGAACAAGGCTATTGAATTGGTGAAGAAGATAAAGGCTTGGGGAAAAGAGAGTGAGAGGAACAAGAAATGTATAGTTTCAAATGGTGCATCTATTGTTCTTTCGAATGTTTTTGATTCTTTCTCACGTGGTTCCATTGAGAAGAATTTTGTTGTTTTGGAGGAGATTTTGGAGGTGCTGACGTGGATGCGTCCTATTCCGGAAGAGGGTAGATTTCTCTATTTGGGATCTTCAAATTCTTTGAGTTGTTTGGTTTGGTTCTTAAATGCTAAACAACAAGTTTCAACTA includes these proteins:
- the LOC127118361 gene encoding U-box domain-containing protein 21 — its product is MVLSWTKGSRVFRRARKGKELLSNSCNDLQVEIAIPTHFRCPVTLDLMKDPVTLSTGITYDRESIEKWIESGNKTCPVTKTELTSFDIIPNHSLRRMIQDWCVQHRSYGVERIPTPRIPVSPYEVKDACTRILSAAQMGDENKAIELVKKIKAWGKESERNKKCIVSNGASIVLSNVFDSFSRGSIEKNFVVLEEILEVLTWMRPIPEEGRFLYLGSSNSLSCLVWFLNAKQQVSTRQNASLLLKEIHVESLVKVEGIFESLVNMVKVNVGDVSTKACLSTIFHLVYSSKSKKVIIERFVELGLVSILLEILVDAEKGTCEKALGVLNCLCDSENGVQIAKSNALTLPLVIKKLLRVSELSSSFVVSIVYKICDKAEEGVLIEAIQVGMFQKLLVLLQVGCADSTKEKATELLKLLNGYKSKAECVDSSLDLMHLKKPF